A single genomic interval of Festucalex cinctus isolate MCC-2025b chromosome 16, RoL_Fcin_1.0, whole genome shotgun sequence harbors:
- the dennd4c gene encoding DENN domain-containing protein 4C isoform X3, which produces MIEDKGHRVTDYFVVAGLTDKSAPLEHDLSEAKSSGPKAPITDLAIINRSAGEAVPEGFTCIDSTHSGQPANLNHGSLKSPELFLCYKRSRGKPPLIDVGVLYEGKERLIQGCEVIQATPYGRCANVNNSSATSQRIFVTFRRAPPVQPQNSLVVTDICVIVTSKGETPPHTFCKVDKNLNCGMWGSSVFLCYKKSVSATTSITYKAGLIFRYPEEDYESFPLSESVPLFCLPMGAKIECWAPKTRDPLPIFSTFVLTIGSGEKVYGSAIQFYEPYPMDLLSEKQKIHLGLLTSVEKKMIPNRHLNANKCICLLSRWPFFESFRKFLMFLYKLSVSGPHPLPIEKHISHFMHNVSFPSPQRPRILVQLSAHDNLILSQPVSTPLPLSGADYGTLLINLGSENCATLLHFVLLESKILLHSLRPAVLTGVAEAVVAMIFPFQWQCPYIPLCPLSLAGVLNAPCPFIVGVDSRYFDLYDPPPDVVCVDLDTNTIYLSDEKKHNNWKNLPKKPCKSLVNSLSNLHHQLATVSVRQMALTDSAVDMTPIEADFTWHKKKTALEMEIQEAFLRFMASILKGYRSYLKPITQAPSEKATAADSLYDLQGFLKSRDRAHQKFYSQLTKTQIFIRFIEECTFVSDKDTGLAFFDDCVEKLFPLYKITDKGTKVEGESSEDTRLLELDESQKSEHTVFVMPPEPPAVDGDKPHPKYTYKGFPWLKMELFDRPMELRPAISSRAAGASLSSSPALLAKRTKQEIKLAYKMAKRFYSDPQLWARCLFSHCYSLWFICLPAAVRLAKSKGRAMQQAYNVLLKMRTTEVEVLDEVCYRVVMQLCGVWGLPVMAVRVLVEMKKAGIHPNAITYGYYNKAALESPWPSRNRSGLFMWTKLRNVLRGVAQFKHALNQSSSRKKPTVENTEGASSDRLSHCSGDSSGDVNMEEHLFARSQHAGDAGHKKGSHSDQGYGSKDELLQEIADQSHSVDPPTDKRRGDIAGSVDSAVAVAEPPSPIDAHTSVPSIVKLSTESFDAGNESIKGKLFRRHSKADVSLPDDDASPEAGHASNQSHKQRKKAFAQRSRSFSAETRAGMLSEKGVDHMAGQLGADARILAAALSTGQAANSPGGASKALFQDLEEEPEDFQGLSLGNLPTEEEKDVDVEYEGTIQKPEGKRSEANEESGVRALNLERADVEVGADPLSLLVSESQESASVNSQEPPRSVPPVVSRNLAEEIEMYMSLRSPLGAKSTSMELKQAQVDSTDGPPSKQSLERRSSLPAPPPQTPTGSPAHTPKRSPATVTRSKTFVAKTKPPVKRTAGPAVRSSSLSPLIKSPQGGSLGSVINSISAIKMDNLLSGPKIDVLKSGMKQAANVASKMWVAVATAYSYSDDEEEQGQSGGGFPASLDEHILTGHDMDDSPERGAIPGLVANGLNQSCTSIGSSSGSSDTGRGTQHTHATPGRAGKAPDSEQGSSHHASSSSIFQNYALEVLMSSCSQCRSCEALVYDEQIMAGWTANDSNLNTNCPFCRAAFLPLLHIEFHDLRTMTGFYINPSASGDSIHSSSGGQATASSDMKTQDHVGFPVQEPRETLAHSPGAHKSLVPEPAQSDPLGLLEHQASAKRSSGGTSLTRSNSIGGPLQNLDSPLRPGHGVSTTSLPGSLHEMSDGMATKKPNPKPVSVPYLSPLVLRKELETLLENEGDQVIYTHKFLSQHPIIFWNLVWYFRRLDLPSHLPGLILTSEHCNNGTQLPLTSLSQDSKQVYIQILWDNINLHQEAGDPLYLLWRTLLEKKGTLAPTDHQEIRTLLNTIVRNIQTNDVYGPINLLIRELKRRPEGINRQRSIYREILFLSLVALGRENIDVEAFDREYHLAYEELSAEQLKSLHHMDRPPSASVQCCLKSFGTPFI; this is translated from the exons ATGATCGAGGACAAGGGTCACCGCGTAACTGACTACTTTGTGGTGGCCGGCCTGACGGACAAGTCGGCGCCACTGGAGCACGACCTTTCCGAGGCCAAGTCGAGCGGGCCCAAAGCCCCCATCACCGACCTGGCCATCATCAACAGGTCTGCGGGCGAGGCGGTGCCAGAGGGCTTCACCTGCATCGACAGCACCCACAGCGGCCAGCCGGCCAACCTAAACCACGGCAGCCTCAAGAGCCCCGAGCTCTTCCTGTGCTACAAACGGAGTCGAGGAAAGCCACCGCTCATTGATGTCGG CGTTTTGTACGAGGGCAAGGAGCGTCTGATCCAGGGCTGCGAGGTCATCCAGGCCACGCCGTACGGCCGCTGCGCCAACGTCAACAACAGCTCGGCCACCTCGCAGCGCATCTTCGTCACCTTCCGCCGCGCTCCGCCCGTCCAGCCCCAGAACTCTCTGGTGGTGACAGACATCTGCGTCATCGTGACCAGCAAGGGAGAGACGCCACCGCATACCTTCTGCAAGGTGGACAAGAACCTTAACTGCGGCATG tGGGGCTCAAGTGTGTTTCTGTGTTATAAGAAATCTGTGTCTGCGACCACTTCTATCACTTACAAAGCTG GTCTCATATTTCGCTACCCGGAGGAGGATTACGAGTCTTTCCCCCTGTCGGAGTCTGTTCCTCTCTTCTGCTTGCCCATGGGAGCCAAGATCGAATGTTGGGCGCCAAAGACCCGAGACCCTCTACCCATCTTCTCCACGTTTGTGTTGACCATCGGCTCTGGCGAAAAA GTGTACGGTTCGGCCATCCAGTTCTATGAGCCGTACCCGATGGACCTGCTGAGTGAGAAGCAGAAGATTCACCTGGGCCTGCTCACCAGTGTCGAAAAGAAGATGATCCCCAACCGTCACTTGAACGCCAATAAGTGCATCTGCCTCCTCTCCCGCTGGCCTTTCTTTGAGTCCTTCCGCAAATTCCTGATGTTCCTCTACAAGCTGTCCGTTTCAGGCCCGCACCCGCTGCCAATTGAAAA gcacatttcacacttcatgcACAACGTGTCTTTTCCGTCACCACAAAGGCCTCGAATCCTCGTCCAA CTCTCTGCACATGACAACTTGATTCTCTCCCAGCCTGTTTCTACACCTTTACCCCTCAG CGGTGCGGACTATGGCACCCTCTTGATTAATCTAGGCTCTGAAAACTGTGCCACGTTGCTGCACTTTGTGCTGCTGGAGAGCAAAATTCTGCTGCACTCGCTCAGGCCGGCGGTGCTCACCGGAGTGGCAGAGGCTGTGGTCGCG ATGATCTTCCCCTTCCAGTGGCAATGTCCCTACATCCCCCTGTGCCCACTATCCCTGGCAGGGGTCCTCAACGCCCCATGTCCTTTTATCGTGGGCGTCGACTCCCGATACTTCGACCTTTACGACCCGCCGCCAGATGTCGTCTGCGTAGACCTGGACACCAACACCATCTACTT GTCTGACGAGAAGAAGCACAACAACTGGAAGAACCTCCCGAAGAAGCCCTGCAAGAGCTTGGTGAACTCCCTGAGCAACTTGCACCACCAGCTGGCGACAG TTTCAGTCCGTCAGATGGCGCTGACGGACTCCGCGGTGGACATGACACCCATCGAGGCCGACTTCacttggcacaagaagaagacCGCCCTGGAGATGGAGATCCAGGAGGCATTCCTGCGCTTCATGGCCTCCATTCTGAAAGGCTACCGCTCCTACCTCAAGCCCATCACCCAGGCTCCGTCTGAGAAGGCCACAGCCGCCGACTCCCTGTACGATCTgcaag GTTTTCTCAAAAGCAGAGACCGTGCTCACCAGAAGTTCTACTCGCAGCtcaccaagacccaaatattTATCCGCTTCATTGAAGAATGCACATTTGTCAGCGATAAAGATACCGGTTTGGCGTTTTTCGACGACTGCGTTGAGAAG CTCTTTCCCTTGTATAAAATCACCGACAAGGGCACTAAG GTCGAGGGGGAATCATCGGAGGACACCAGACTGTTGGAACTGGACGAGTCGCAGAAGAGCGAGCACACTGTCTTCGTGATGCCTCCCGAGCCACCGGCTGTGGACGGGGACAAGCCGCACCCCAAATATAC TTACAAAGGTTTCCCCTGGCTGAAGATGGAACTATTTGACCGTCCCATGGAGTTACGGCCCGCAATTAGCAGCAGAGCAGCGGGCGCCAGCCTTTCCAGCAGCCCCGCACTACTGGCAAAGCGGACCAAGCAG GAAATCAAGTTGGCATACAAAATGGCCAAGCGCTTCTACAGCGACCCTCAGCTGTGGGCCCGCTGTCTGTTCAGTCACTGCTACAGCCTGTGGTTCATCTGCCTTCCAGCCGCCGTCCGCCTGGCCAAGTCCAAAGGCCGCGCCATGCAGCAGGCCTACAACGTCCTCTTGAAAATGAGGACGACTGAGGTGGAGGTGTTGGATGAG GTGTGTTACAGAGTAGTTATGCAGCTCTGCGGCGTTTGGGGTCTTCCCGTTATGGCCGTGCGAGTTCTGGTTGAGATGAAGAAAGCCGGCATTCATCCCAACGCCATCACATACGGATATTACAACAAG GCAGCCTTAGAGAGCCCGTGGCCCAGCCGGAACCGCAGCGGCCTCTTTATGTGGACCAAGCTTCGCAATGTGCTGCGCGGGGTCGCTCAGTTCAAGCACGCACTGAACCAGTCTTCATCCAGAAAGAAACCCACAGTTGAAAACACAG AAGGCGCGTCATCGGACCGCTTGAGTCACTGCAGCGGCGACAGCTCGGGGGACGTAAACATGGAGGAACACCTGTTCGCTCGGAGCCAACACGCAGGAGACGCTGGACACAAGAAAG GTAGCCACTCCGATCAGGGCTATGGTTCCAAGGATGAGCTGCTTCAAGAAATTGCTGACCAGTCGCACTCGGTGGACCCTCCCACTGATAAGAGAA GGGGCGACATTGCTGGATCAGTGGACAGTGCCGTGGCGGTGGCAGAGCCTCCCAGTCCCATTGACGCTCACACATCTGTCCCCAGTATTGTGAAATTGTCAACTGAGAGCTTTGACGCTGGCAATGAATCAA TTAAAGGAAAGCTGTTCCGACGGCACAGCAAGGCAGATGTGTCTCTTCCTGATGACGACGCCTCACCCGAAGCTGGCCATGCGTCCAATCAGTCGCACAAGCAGCGGAAGAAAGCCTTTGCCCAGCGCAGCAGAAGTTTCAGCGCTGAAACTCGGGCCGGAATGCTCTCGGAGAAAGGCGTCGACCACATGGCCGGCCAGCTCGGTGCCGACGCCCGCATCCTGGCCGCGGCGCTTTCCACTGGACAGGCTGCAAACAGCCCCGGCGGTGCTTCCAAAGCGCTTTTTCAGGACTTGGAGGAAGAACCTGAAGACTTTCAGGGACTGAGTTTGGGGAATCTACCGACTGAGGAAGAGAAAGATGTGGATGTAGAGTATGAGGGAACGATACAGAAACCGGAAGGGAAACGGAGCGAAGCAAATGAGGAGTCCGGAGTGCGTGCCTTGAACCTGGAGAGGGCGGATGTAGAGGTGGGCGCGGATCCTCTTTCCCTCCTGGTGTCAGAGAGCCAAGAGTCAGCCTCCGTAAACAGCCAAGAGCCCCCACGCTCCGTACCCCCCGTGGTGTCCCGCAACCTGGCAGAGGAAATAGAAATGTACATGAGCCTGCGAAGCCCCCTGGGCGCCAAGTCCACCAGCATGGAACTTAAGCAGGCGCAGGTAGACTCCACCGACGGTCCACCGTCCAAACAGTCTCTGGAACGGAGGTCCAGCCTACCCGCGCCTCCGCCACAAACTCCAACGGGCTCGccggcccacacccccaaaCGCAGCCCCGCCACCGTCACTCGCTCCAAAACGTTTGTCGCAAAGACCAAACCGCCCGTCAAAAGGACCGCCGGCCCGGCCGTACGATCGTCTTCCCTGTCGCCGCTTATCAAATCTCCGCAGGGAGGCTCGCTAGGCTCGGTCATCAACTCCATTTCAGCCATCAAGATGGACAACTTGCTGTCGGGGCCTAAAATTGACGTGCTCAAGTCTGGAATGAAGCAGGCGGCCAACGTAGCCAGCAAAATGTGGGTGGCTGTCGCCACCGCTTACTCATACTCGGATGATGAG GAAGAACAAGGACAAAGCGGAGGAGGTTTCCCCGCCAGCCTGGATGAACACATTTTGACTGGGCACGATATGGACGACAGCCCGGAGAGAGGTGCAATCCCGGGTTTGGTGGCCAACGGCCTGAACCAGAGCTGCACCAGCATCGGCAGTAGCAGCGGCAGTAGCGACACGGGCCGAGGGACGCAGCACACAC ATGCAACCCCCGGGCGAGCGGGCAAAGCTCCGGACTCTGAGCAAGGCTCTTCACACCacgcctcctcctccagcaTCTTCCAGAACTACGCACTGGAG GTGCTGATGTCCAGCTGCTCGCAGTGTCGCTCCTGCGAAGCGCTGGTGTACGACGAACAGATCATGGCGGGATGGACGGCTAACGACTCCAACCTCAACACAAATTGTCCTTTCTGTCGCGCGGCCTTCCTTCCCCTGCTGCACATTGAGTTTCATGACTTGCGCACTATGACAGG GTTCTACATCAATCCCAGTGCTTCTGGAGACAGCATTCACAGTTCCAGCGGTGGCCAAGCAACAGCTTCAAGTGACATGAAGACACAAGACCATGTCGGTTTCCCTGTGCAGGAACCAAGAGAGACTCTGGCTCACAGTCCTGGAGCACATAAGAG TCTTGTTCCAGAGCCAGCGCAGTCTGACCCACTGGGTCTACTGGAGCACCAGGCGTCAGCCAAAAGAAGCAGCGGCGGCACGTCACTCACACGCAGCAACAGCATCGGCGGCCCGCTGCAGAACCTGGACTCCCCTCTGCGACCCGGTCATGGCGTCTCCACCACCAGCCTCCCCGGCAGCCTGCACGAGATGTCG GATGGAATGGCGACCAAAAAGCCTAACCCCAAGCCCGTGTCCGTGCCATACCTAAGCCCCTTGGTGCTGCGCAAAGAACTGGAGACTCTTCTGGAGAATGAGGGAGACCAG GTGATTTACACCCACAAGTTCCTCAGCCAGCATCCCATCATCTTCTGGAACCTCGTGTGGTATTTCCGACGCTTGGACCTGCCCAGTCACCTACCTGGCCTCATCCTGACCTCCGAACATTGCAACAACGGCACGCAG CTGCCGCTGACGTCGCTGTCCCAGGACAGTAAGCAAGTATACATCCAGATCCTGTGGGACAACATCAACCTCCATCAAGAGGCTGGAGATCCCCTTTACCTGCTTTGGAGGACCTTAT TGGAAAAGAAGGGTACATTGGCGCCGACGGATCACCAGGAGATCCGCACGCTCCTCAACACCATCGTCCGCAACATCCAGACCAACGACGTCTACGGCCCCATCAACCTCCTGATCCGAGAGCTCAAACGCCGTCCAGAAGGCATCAATCGGCAGAG GAGTATTTACAGAGAAATATTATTCCTCTCCCTTGTGGCGTTGGGACGAGAGAACATCGACGTAG AGGCTTTTGACAGGGAGTACCACCTGGCCTACGAAGAGCTTAGCGCAGAGCAGCTCAAGTCTCTGCACCACATGGATCGGCCACCCAGCGCCAGCGTCCAGTGCTGCCTCAAATCTTTCGGCACCCCGTTCATCTAA